The DNA segment TTTATCCATAGACTCATAGTTTAAATCCGCTGTTACTAAATCGGCAATCTCCGTCATTTCCGCATCTAGCCATTCACGGTAGTTGTTTTCTGTTGTAAGTTCATTTTTTAGTTCAGAATCTGTCACAATTCTTCCTTCTTCTAAATCAATTAACAACATCGTTCCCGCACCCACTGTTTCTTTGCGAATAACCTCGCTCGGATCGATAGGCACAACACCAGTTTCTGAGGAATAGATGATCGTATGGTCCTTCGTTTCATAATAACGCGCCGGACGTAAACCATTTCTATCTAAAATCGTTCCAATCACACGACCGTTTGTAAATGAAATAGATGTCGGTCCATCCCAAGGCTCCATTAATGTACTATGATATTCATAAAAAGCACGTTTTGGATCCGTCATATGTGGATTCTTGTCCCATGGTTCTGGAATCAGCATCATCGCCGCATGAGGTAACGACCTCCCCGATTGCACTAAAAACTCTAACGCATTATCCAAAGTTGCTGAATCACTTCCATTTTCATCAACAACCGGTAATAATTTAGCTAAATCTTTTCCAAATAGTGCGGATTCTGCTCTTTTTTCCCGAGCTTTCATCCAGTTGACATTCCCACGTTGCGTATTGATTTCACCATTATGAATTAAATAACGATATGGATGCGCCCTTTCCCAGCTAGGAAAAGTATTCGTTGAAAAACGAGAATGCACTAGCGCAAAAGCCGACACATACGCGGGATCCGCTAAATCTAAATAGTATTGATTAATTTGTTCTGGTAGTAACATCCCTTTAAAAATAACGGTTCTAGTGGATAAACTAGGAACATAAAAAGTTTCCGTAATTAACTCCGAAGTAGCAGCAAACTTTTCGATTTGTTTTCTGATTAAATAAAGTGCCCGTTCAAATTCAGCTTCGTCTAATAAAGGATTTTTTTGGATAAATAATTGATAAATAGCTGGTTCTGTTTTTCTAGCACCTGCGCCTACTTTTGTTACATCGGTTGGCAATTTGCGCCAACCGAGAAAAGTTTGATCTTCACTAGCAATTAGTTTTTCCGTTTCATTCATTAGACACTCACGTTCTTCTTTATTTTGCGGGAAATTAAACATCCCAACTGCATAATGATATTTTTCTGGTAACTCGATACCTTGTTTTTGACACTCACGCCGGAAGAAAGAGTCAGAAATTTCAAGTAAAATACCAGCCCCGTCACCGGTATCACCGCCCACTTCCCCGCCGCGATGTTTGAGTTGACAAAGCATATGAATGCCTTGCTCCACAATTTTATGAGAAGAAATCTTTTTAATATTAGCTACAAATCCAATTCCGCAAGCGTCATGCTCATTTTCCGGATTATAAAGGCCGTGTTTTTTTGGTAAATTAGTTTGTTTCATCCTAGTTCCTCCTCTTCAAAAACGGAATCATCCGTATCGTACCATCTAAATTATTCAAATTAACTGATAATTAACTGGCAATCCAGCTTACCTTACATTTCTTGTAGTATCTATTTTATTCCTTTTCATTTATCGAAACAATATATATAATAGAATAAAACAATCTCATTTCGAGAACAATCGGAGGTAAGTAATGGAACTTAGACAATTAAAGTATTTCATGGAAGTAGCCCGCGTCGAGCATATGACCAAAGCTAGCGAGAATTTGCACGTAGCCCAATCTGCCGTTAGTAGACAGATAACGAAACTTGAGGAAGAATTAGGTGTTCCTTTATTTGATCGTGTTGGTCGAAATATGCAGCTTACAAGTGTTGGCCAAGATTTCCTAAATCAAGCGGCTATTGCCTTAAATGAATTACAAAAAGCCGAAGCCCTCGTGACTGAATACACCGACCCCACTCAAGGAACTGTACGTGTTGGTTTACCAAATTCATTATCTACCAAAGTCTTGCCATCTGTTATTTCTACTTTTCGAGAAAAATATCCACAAATTACCTACCAATTTATGGAAGGAACAAATGAAGAACTTACCGAAATGCTTGTAAATGGTGTACTTGACATGACTTTCCTCTCACCTGTCCCTGAATCTAATGAACAAATCGAAGCTATCCGTTTTTTTGATGAAAAGTTGAAATTAATCGTTCCAACAACCCATCCACTTGCAGAAAACTTCAATGTGTCACTCAAAGAACTCGCCAATGAAAAATTCGTACTCTATCCAGAAGACTTTGATTTATATAAAATTGTTACGAAAGCAGCAAATAAAAAAGGCTTTGAACCACAAATTGCCTTTCAAAGTAGAGATTTTTATACCATTCAGGGTTTAGTTGGAGCAGGACTTGGTATTAGCATTTTACCAGAAATGATTTTGGATGGTGCCATTTTTAAAGAAACGAAAAGTATTGTTTTGCGCGACAAAGAATTGCGACGTTCGGTTGGAATTATTACAACCAAAAAACGGAACCTATCCCCTTCTGAGAATTTGTTCCGTTCTTTTATTATTTCATTCTTTTCCCATTAATTATTTTCCGAAAAAGCAGCTGGATAATGAATTGTTCCTGCTAGATTTTCCAAACTACCATCATATAATTCTAACAACATAAAATATTCAGCAGGTACATCAAACGGAGCTCGGATACCAAATTGCTCGGAAGAAATAAATCCAAATCTCGGATAAAAATCAGCATGTCCTAGCACAGCAATAGCCGGATATGCTTTTTCGCGTGCCAATCGGATGCCTTCTTCCATAAGCTTCGAGCCAATTCGAGAACCCTGATACTCTGGTAAAACAGCTAAAGGTGCGAGCGCTAAAATAAATCTACTTCGCCCAGCTGCTTCAAGTGAAATCTCACTAAACATAAGATAACCAACAATGTTACCATCAAAAGCTTCGACTACTAATGATAAACTTGGCTGATAATAATCAGATGAACGGATACTTTCAATTAAGTCTGCCTCCACGGTTCCTTTAAAAGCTTCTTCATTCACACGACGAATGGCCTGAAAATCTTGTGGTTGTTCTTTCCGAATAATCATTTTTATCTAGTCACTCGCTTCATTGCCATACTGTCTTCCAGTTGTTTCATCGCATTTAAGACCACTTCTGCTGTCATTTCACCTGGCATCATATGGATGGTTTCATGCGGCTCCGTAGCACGTTTAGCAACAGCAACAAGCGTTTCTTCCGCAAGTGCTTCTAGGCCCATCTCATATAAACTCGTTGGAAGTCCTAATTTGGAATAAAACGGTAATAATTGTTCGATTTCATCCCATCTATTTTCTATTACTAATTGAACTAAGATTCCATAAGCCACTTTATTACCATGTAGTAAATGGTGTGTTTCAGGAACCATCGTTAGCGCATCATGAATCGAATGCGCGCCAGCACAACGACCATAATCATCTCCAAAACCACCAACCATTCCGCCAACTAAAATATTTGTTTCAATAATTTTAATAAAAGCTTCATTTAGCTCTTGTTTGTCCATTGCAGCAAGCGCTTCTTCACTAAATTGAAGTAAATTATCTCGGCACATTTTGGCAGCAAAGTGTGCTATTTCGATTTCGACTGATTTAGTTGGTAAAGAATTAATAATGACATCAGCTTCATACCATTTTGCTAGAGTGTCGCCAATCCCGGCAATAAGAAGTTCTCTTGGTGAATCTAATATCATTTCTGGATCAATTAAGAGTAAAGCATTACTACTAGCAAATACATCATAACGAATCATCGCACCTTCTTCGTCATACATCACACTAAGCGGTGTATAAGCTGCACACGTAGAAGCAAGTGTTGGCAAAATAATAACTGGTAAGCGTAAAACTGCTGCTGCCGCTTTACATACATCGGCAATTTTCCCACCACCAACTGCTATAATTGCGTCCATATTATTTGTTTCCATTATCGTTACCAGACGATCGCGTTCCTCATAAGTAGAACCACCATTATATACTTCAAAAGTAGATGTAACGGTTGATAATACAGGGAATTTCTTTTTAGCAACTTCCCAAGAAGCATTTCCACGAACAACTAAAACATTTTTCAAACCGCGGCGTTCTAAATGGGTAGGTAATGTTTCCCAAGCGCCTACTTGGCAAAAATACTCTTGCGGAGCTCCGCGTACAATCAATTCTTTATTCAACAAAAATCATCCCTTCTGTCTGGCACGGTCGGATATTCGGCTGCGACATTTATAATTCAAATTGTATAGGAACTTAAACCTACTGTCAATCTGGCTATTGTTTAGCTATTTCATCATCGCCAAACCATTTTTTACTAATTTCTTGCATTTTTCCTTCTTTGTATAATTTTTCAAAAGCTTTATTGATTTTCGTTTGTAGTTCTTTGTCGCTTTTACGCATACCTACTGCAAAGTCTGTCGGATCAAAACCACCAGTTATTATATTATAATCATCTTTATTTTTTTGTTTATCAATATAGTAGCGCGCGTATACTTCATCAATAATTAATCCATCAATACGCTTATTATTTAAATCAATAAATGCGGTATCAAAAGTATCATACAATTCGGGTTCGTTATTTGAGATAATATCCGTCAACACTTCTGGTTTTTTAGCCATATCATCAATCGAACTTGCTCCATTTTGGGCACCAAGGGTTTTATCTTTCATATCACTAAATTTATTTATCTTACTTGATTTTAAAGTCACTAAAACTTGCTCATTTTTCATATACGGCTTACTAAAAGCAACTTGTTTTTTTCTAGCATCTGTTACAGTATAACCATTCCAAATTAAATCAATAGAGCCATTTTTCAATTCAGATTCTTTCATTGTCCAATCAATCGGCGTGAATTTTGCCTTAATACCATATTCTGCAAAAACTGCTTTTGCAAGATCAATATCAAAACCAACCAAATTATCGTCTTTATCACGAAATCCCATTGGTACAAAACTATCATCTAAGCCAATCACTACCTCTTTATCTTTCTTTATTCTATTCCACTGATCCTCTTTAGATTCGCTTCCAGAACAAGCTCCAAGCGCTAACATCACTACTACCATTACTGTTATTAATAATCCTTTTTTCATGTTATATTGCCTCCTTTTTTAGTGGTTCGACTTCCATCATTTGATCGGCAACTTTTTCAGCAAAAGTATGATCATGAGTGACAATAATTTGCGTAATACCAACCTTCTTCAAACTCAAAATTAATGATGCCACATGGTCACGTAAATCTGGATCAAGTGCAGATGTTGGTTCATCAAATAGTAATACTTTTGGATTCATCGCAAGGGCCCGTGCAATCGCTACTCGTTGTTTTTGTCCGCCAGATAATTGATAAGGCATGCTGTCCTCTTTATCTGCTAAATCAAGTAATCCAAGTAACCGTTTTGCCTCTTTGATGGCTTCTTCTTTTTGTGTTTTCCTAGCGAGAGTCGGTGCCAAAATCAAATTGTCTAACACACTTAAATGCGGAAACAAGTGAAATTCTTGGAAAACAACACCAATGGTATTTTCCACATCTTTTCTAGACATGGGATCAATTTTTTCCCCATCAATAAAAATTTCACCCGCGTCCATTTTTTCCAGCCCACTAATACAGCGAAGTAACGTCGTTTTCCCACCACCTGATGGTCCAACAATAGAGAGTATTTCGCCTTCTTGAAGCGTTATATTAACATTATCTAAAATTGTTTTTTGGTCAAATTTTTTCGATAAATTTTTAATTTCCAACATTTTCTTCACCTCATTTATAATAACTAAAACGTTTTTCCAGTTGTTTAAATAGTATTGTTAGGATTGCAGTTAGCGCTAAGTAGATTGCTGCTACTAAAACTAGTGGAATTAGTGTCACATCTCGACTCATAGCAATTTTTCCTGCTCTTAGTAAATCTCCAATTCCGAGAATGTACACTAAAGAAGAATCTTTTACTAGATTGATGACTTCGTTCCCGATTGCTGGTAATACTCGTTTAACAACTTGTGGTAAGACGATTTTTCGAAGCGTTTGACCGTAAGTAAGACCTAGAACTTTAGCACTTTCATATTGTCCATTTTCAATAGAGAGAAATCCACCACGAAAAATTTCAGCAAAGTAAGCCGCATAATTTAAAATAAAAGCTATAAACACTGCATCCATCCGGTCAAAAACAACACCAATAATCGGTAAACCATAATAAATAAAAATTAATTGTAATAATAAAGGTGTCCCACGCATAATCCAAATGTAGATATTTAAAATAAATTTAAGTGGCGCTATTTTACTAATATTTCCAACTGCAACAATAGCTCCGAGTGGAATAGAACAAACTAGAGTGACGGCAAAAACGAGCAGTGTTGTTTTTGCTCCGTCAAGTAATGCTGGTAAAATTTCCATAATATAATCCATAATTCTTCGCTCCTTTTTTTGCATAAAAAAATCTCGTCGCACTTGGCACAAAATTGCCAAGAGGACGAGAATAATATTCACGTGGTTCCACCTCAATTTACCGATACTTCGCAGTACCAGCCTCCGTTAGTTCGAGACTAACAAGCTATAACGGGCTTATCCCGAGTTCACTTACTCGCTTATGTTTCAGCAAACCAGCTCTTCAGATGTGTTCGATAACGTTCTCTTTATCCTTTCGCACCAACCAAGGACTCTCTTAAAAAAGAATCACGCTCTACTTGTTCTGTTCATCGCCATTACTTCTTCTTGCTAATACTCTACCACGATAAAGTGGCAGAGTCAACATTTTTACTTAAATAAAAAATGGTAAGTGAATCATTTGAGATCCGCTCACCATTTTCTATTAATCTTTTGCTATTAATAAGTAATCATCTTTTTGCTCAAAATAGACACGCACTTCTGTTCCAACTCCACTTTTAGACTCTACACAAATCTCATGGCCTAATTTTTTAGCCATTTGTTTAGATAGGTAAAGTCCCATTCCCGTCGCTTTTTTCTCTTGACGACCGATTGTGCCAGTGAAACCTTGCTCAAAAACACGCGGTAAGTCTTCTTCTTTAATACCTCTTCCATTATCTTTCATGTGAAGCACTTTTTTACCTGTTGTTTCCGTATCACACCAAATCTGAATTTCGCCGCCATCTTCCGTATATTTTAACGCGTTGGACATCACTTGATCAATAATAAAACCAAGCCATTTACTATCTGTCCGAACATCGATATCCACGTTTTGTAAATCTAGTTTCATTTTTTTACCAATGAAAAGCTTAGAATGACGTTTAACAGATTCTCGAACTACTACACCAAGATTTTGTTCTTGAATAAAATAATCTTTAGAAAAAGTATCCAGTCTAGAAAAATAAAGTGCTTGCATGACTAATTTATCTATTGTAGTTAATTCTTCATCAATTTGTTTAAAAATAGTTTCGGTATCATTTAAATCTGGATTATTAATTAACATTTTACTTGCTACAACTGGCGTTTTCACTTCATGTACCCAATATAAAATAAAATCATGGTATTCTTGCTGTTTATCTTGTAATTTACTAATAGTCCGCAATTCTTCTTTGTGTTTTTTAGCCATTAATTGATTAAAAAAAGCTTGCTCACGAGTTCGTGGTTTTGGTAATAATTCAATAATATTTTCTTCGATTTCCCCGCTTACTAAATCTTTCATTTCACGCCAATAGTTATATTTAAAAAAGTAACCTAGCACTAAGTAAGAAAGTAAAAAGACTAAAACAAAAACATATAAATAAATAAAATTCCCAAGGGTTAATTTACTGTTTGGATCGATGGAAATTAATACACCAACAAAGAACATAATACTGCAAAAAAACAATAAGAAAAATCGTTTATCTTTTATATAACTCCACCAGTTCATGTTGTACCTCCTTGTTTTGTTAATTTACTTCATTAGGGATAATTTGGAATGTCGCAAAATCAAACAAGCCTTGATCGGTTAATTTCAATTCAGGAATAACTGGTAATGTTAAGAAAGACAATGTTAAGAAAGGATCAAACCCTTTAGCATTGCTGATTTGATTAAAAGCTTTTAGCAATCCCGCTAAATCTCTTTCTACTTCTTCGTATGGTTTATTACTAAGAAGTCCAGCAACCGGAAGTGCTAAATCATGTAAAACTTTACCTGTTTCATCTACTACAGCGATTCCTCCGCCCATTTCAGTCACATAATTGATTGCTTTTTCCATGGCTTCATCGCTCGCGCCAACCGCAACAATATTATGAGAATCATGTGCTACAGTCGTTGCAATGGCTCCTTCTTTTAATCCAAAGCCTTTCACTATGCCGACACCAACACACCCAGTATTATGATGACGTTCCACCACTGCCATTTTTAATAAATCTTTTTCAATTGATGGCACAAATTTACCATTTTCTACATTGACTTGTTCCATGAGTTTTTCTGTAAAAAGGTTGTTTTGCTTCATTCCAATGACATAACACGTGTCGTTTGTTAAAGGCAACTCTAAGTCTTGTTTAGATAAATGATGTTGAATTTTTGGCGAAATGAATGTTTCGGAGTGTTTTTTTTCAAAAGCAGCTTCGTTTCGCGCACCATTTTCAACAACGACCTGTCCATTTTTTAAAACTTTGCTAATTTCAATGGTTTGTAGGTCTTTTAGAAAAACTATATCCGCTTGATAGCCTGCTGCAACTGCACCAAGGTATGGTAAATTATGGCAGTTTGCTGCATTAATTGTTGCCATTTGGATAGCTGTAATTGGATCAATGTTATTTTCTATTGCAAGTCGGATATTATAATTTATGGATCCTTCTGTAATTAAATCGTTTATCAGTTTATCATCGGTACAAAAACAAAAACGATGACTATTTTTTTCAGATACAGCGGAAATAGTTTGTAGCAAATCTCTCCCAACCGTTCCTTCACGTAACATAACAAACATTCCAGCACGCAACCGGTCCACCGCTTCTTTTGCATTTGTACTCTCATGATCCGTGCGAATACCAACAGCAAGATAATTATTTAAATCTGCACTTGTTAAACCTGCCCCATGACCATCAATTCTGCCACCTTCTTTTTTTGCATCGATAATTTTTGTTAAAATGTCGGAGCTACCTTTTGCAACAGATGGAAAGTCCATTACTTCTGCAAGTCCGATTACTTTTTCATGTTTATATAGAGGGTGAAGCTTTTTGGCATGAAGAGTTTCTCCGTTATGTTCCCCCTCTGTCGCTGGAACAGATGATGGTAGCATTACAAACATATCGAGTGGTGCGCCTTTCGCATCTTCTAACATAAATTCAATGCCTTTTTCTCCAGCAACATTAGCGATTTCATGTGGGTCTGTAACAATTGTCGTTACGCCATTAGGAAGTAAGACTCGGGCAAACTCGGCGGGGGTTACCATCGCACTTTCTACGTGAACATGCGCATCAATAAAACCAGGTACAATAAATTCTCCAGCTGCATCCATTATTTGTTCTGCCTCTGAAAAATCTCCAATTCCAGCAATATAGCCATTTTTTATTGCAATATCGCCTTCCATAATTTCACCTGAAAAAACATTGACTATCCGTCCATTTTTAATTACTAAATCTGCTTTTTCACGGCCGTCACTTACTGCCACCCGTTCTTGCAGTTGTTTTAAATTTTCCACCGATTTTCGCCTCCGTTATTTACGCTTCAAAAAAACCTTCATCCAATAAGTACCCTTCCGCTGCCTCAAGTGTAGGGAAGACTGCTTCTAAATTATCTCCAGTATAGATAACCCACATTTTATTTTCATAGACTAAAGAAAGTTTTTCGCCATCATTATCTTGGTATATTTTTGTGAGTCCTTCTTTAAAACCATCTTCATCATTATCCATAAACTCTTTCGCTTCTAGTAAAAGTACTCGAATTTCATTTTCAGAGTAATCTTTTACATTAACATAACCTTGCTTATCTAACGGCTCTACTTCCAAAAACGGCGCATAAACAAATGCATTACCATTAGGATGCAAATGTTTGACGATAATTTTTTTATCCCGTTTGCTCGCTGGATAATGTACATTTAAACGTCCCATAGAGATTTCATGTAGTTCAAAACCATCCATCGACTCTATAAGCGCTTTTTTCTCTTCAAAATTTAACATAATATATTTTTGCCTCCAAAATTAATTTTCTTTTAAAATATCTTTAACGAGTGCTGGTAACCACTCACGTAAATCATCAAATTCAAATCCAGCTTTTGTTGCTTTGGTGTTATCAAGATAATACGTTTTCTCGATACTAAATGGTGAATCATCCACATCATCTGTTACTTCTTCTACAAGTGCTACTTCACCGGTTTTTGATTCAATCATTTTAATGAAAGCATTTAATGAATATGTACCGTTTGATGTAGCATTAATTGGCCCTGTAACATCCGAATCTACTCCTACCCATTCCAAAAACCGCGCTGCTTCATCTGAATTTATAAAACCTATTTCTGCTTGTCCATTACTAATACCTATTTCTTCGTGATTTTTCATATGTTCTAAATGAAAATGGAGACGTTTTGTATAATCATCAAGGCCTAGAACAATAGGAAAACGCACAGCAACAACTGGAAAAGAAGCTTTTTGGAAAAATACAGCTTCCGCAAGACGTTTTCCTTCCCCGTAATCGAAATCCTCTTTATCTCCAATAACAATTTCATACTGTTTTGGATTAAAATCATCTTCAACTAGTCCGTGCCCTTTTTGGCTATAAACAGACAAAGAAGATGTATATATGTATCGCTTTACTTTTCCTTTAAATGCATCTACCGCGTATAGTGCTTCACGAGGGGAAAAACAAATATTATCATAAATGACATCCCATTCTTCTTTTGCTAATTGGAATAAGGCATCTCTTGATTCTCGGTTTAAAACAACATGTTTCACAGAATCGCCAAAATCATCTTTTGTTTTTCCTCTTGTCCCAATTGTGACATCGTGACCGGCAGAAACAAGTCGTTCTACTAATTTCTTTCCAAAAAAACGTGTACCACCAAATACTAAAATCTTCATTTTGACTCCTCCTTAATTTACGAAAAACAGGAAGTTCGCGTTTTTTGGCGCTATCTTCCTGTTTTCGTACTCACTCATTCAATCATATAACCTTGCCCTTTTTTCGTTTTAATAAATTCATCTAAGCCAATTTCTGCTAATTTTTTACGAATTCGTACAACGTTGACCGTGAGTGTATTATCATCCACAAAGCTTTCATCTTCCCAAAGCGCACGCATAATTTCATCACGACTCACAATACTGCCCTTTTGTTTCATTAATTCATATAAAATTAAAAACTCATTTTTGGTTAGTTCAATTTTATCTTCTAAGTGCGTTAATGTATTAGTATCAATGTGAAGAAAAACATTATTATGTTCCATTACATTTGCTTCTTCTAAATCTGCATAAGAATATGTCCGTCTTAAAAGCGCATTAATTCGAGCCATCAAAACATCTAAATCAACAGGCTTTTCAATATAATAGTCCGCTCCCATGTTCATGCCCATAATTTGGTCCATTCGCGAATTACGCGATGATAAAAAGATAATCGGTACATTCGAAACTTCGCGGATTTGATTACACCAGTAAAATCCGTCAAAAAAAGGCAGAT comes from the Listeria welshimeri serovar 6b str. SLCC5334 genome and includes:
- a CDS encoding LysR family transcriptional regulator, translating into MELRQLKYFMEVARVEHMTKASENLHVAQSAVSRQITKLEEELGVPLFDRVGRNMQLTSVGQDFLNQAAIALNELQKAEALVTEYTDPTQGTVRVGLPNSLSTKVLPSVISTFREKYPQITYQFMEGTNEELTEMLVNGVLDMTFLSPVPESNEQIEAIRFFDEKLKLIVPTTHPLAENFNVSLKELANEKFVLYPEDFDLYKIVTKAANKKGFEPQIAFQSRDFYTIQGLVGAGLGISILPEMILDGAIFKETKSIVLRDKELRRSVGIITTKKRNLSPSENLFRSFIISFFSH
- a CDS encoding GNAT family N-acetyltransferase, giving the protein MIIRKEQPQDFQAIRRVNEEAFKGTVEADLIESIRSSDYYQPSLSLVVEAFDGNIVGYLMFSEISLEAAGRSRFILALAPLAVLPEYQGSRIGSKLMEEGIRLAREKAYPAIAVLGHADFYPRFGFISSEQFGIRAPFDVPAEYFMLLELYDGSLENLAGTIHYPAAFSENN
- a CDS encoding iron-containing alcohol dehydrogenase family protein, with the protein product MLNKELIVRGAPQEYFCQVGAWETLPTHLERRGLKNVLVVRGNASWEVAKKKFPVLSTVTSTFEVYNGGSTYEERDRLVTIMETNNMDAIIAVGGGKIADVCKAAAAVLRLPVIILPTLASTCAAYTPLSVMYDEEGAMIRYDVFASSNALLLIDPEMILDSPRELLIAGIGDTLAKWYEADVIINSLPTKSVEIEIAHFAAKMCRDNLLQFSEEALAAMDKQELNEAFIKIIETNILVGGMVGGFGDDYGRCAGAHSIHDALTMVPETHHLLHGNKVAYGILVQLVIENRWDEIEQLLPFYSKLGLPTSLYEMGLEALAEETLVAVAKRATEPHETIHMMPGEMTAEVVLNAMKQLEDSMAMKRVTR
- a CDS encoding amino acid ABC transporter substrate-binding protein, with protein sequence MKKGLLITVMVVVMLALGACSGSESKEDQWNRIKKDKEVVIGLDDSFVPMGFRDKDDNLVGFDIDLAKAVFAEYGIKAKFTPIDWTMKESELKNGSIDLIWNGYTVTDARKKQVAFSKPYMKNEQVLVTLKSSKINKFSDMKDKTLGAQNGASSIDDMAKKPEVLTDIISNNEPELYDTFDTAFIDLNNKRIDGLIIDEVYARYYIDKQKNKDDYNIITGGFDPTDFAVGMRKSDKELQTKINKAFEKLYKEGKMQEISKKWFGDDEIAKQ
- a CDS encoding amino acid ABC transporter ATP-binding protein; amino-acid sequence: MLEIKNLSKKFDQKTILDNVNITLQEGEILSIVGPSGGGKTTLLRCISGLEKMDAGEIFIDGEKIDPMSRKDVENTIGVVFQEFHLFPHLSVLDNLILAPTLARKTQKEEAIKEAKRLLGLLDLADKEDSMPYQLSGGQKQRVAIARALAMNPKVLLFDEPTSALDPDLRDHVASLILSLKKVGITQIIVTHDHTFAEKVADQMMEVEPLKKEAI
- a CDS encoding amino acid ABC transporter permease, with protein sequence MDYIMEILPALLDGAKTTLLVFAVTLVCSIPLGAIVAVGNISKIAPLKFILNIYIWIMRGTPLLLQLIFIYYGLPIIGVVFDRMDAVFIAFILNYAAYFAEIFRGGFLSIENGQYESAKVLGLTYGQTLRKIVLPQVVKRVLPAIGNEVINLVKDSSLVYILGIGDLLRAGKIAMSRDVTLIPLVLVAAIYLALTAILTILFKQLEKRFSYYK
- a CDS encoding sensor histidine kinase; protein product: MNWWSYIKDKRFFLLFFCSIMFFVGVLISIDPNSKLTLGNFIYLYVFVLVFLLSYLVLGYFFKYNYWREMKDLVSGEIEENIIELLPKPRTREQAFFNQLMAKKHKEELRTISKLQDKQQEYHDFILYWVHEVKTPVVASKMLINNPDLNDTETIFKQIDEELTTIDKLVMQALYFSRLDTFSKDYFIQEQNLGVVVRESVKRHSKLFIGKKMKLDLQNVDIDVRTDSKWLGFIIDQVMSNALKYTEDGGEIQIWCDTETTGKKVLHMKDNGRGIKEEDLPRVFEQGFTGTIGRQEKKATGMGLYLSKQMAKKLGHEICVESKSGVGTEVRVYFEQKDDYLLIAKD
- the ade gene encoding adenine deaminase, translating into MENLKQLQERVAVSDGREKADLVIKNGRIVNVFSGEIMEGDIAIKNGYIAGIGDFSEAEQIMDAAGEFIVPGFIDAHVHVESAMVTPAEFARVLLPNGVTTIVTDPHEIANVAGEKGIEFMLEDAKGAPLDMFVMLPSSVPATEGEHNGETLHAKKLHPLYKHEKVIGLAEVMDFPSVAKGSSDILTKIIDAKKEGGRIDGHGAGLTSADLNNYLAVGIRTDHESTNAKEAVDRLRAGMFVMLREGTVGRDLLQTISAVSEKNSHRFCFCTDDKLINDLITEGSINYNIRLAIENNIDPITAIQMATINAANCHNLPYLGAVAAGYQADIVFLKDLQTIEISKVLKNGQVVVENGARNEAAFEKKHSETFISPKIQHHLSKQDLELPLTNDTCYVIGMKQNNLFTEKLMEQVNVENGKFVPSIEKDLLKMAVVERHHNTGCVGVGIVKGFGLKEGAIATTVAHDSHNIVAVGASDEAMEKAINYVTEMGGGIAVVDETGKVLHDLALPVAGLLSNKPYEEVERDLAGLLKAFNQISNAKGFDPFLTLSFLTLPVIPELKLTDQGLFDFATFQIIPNEVN
- a CDS encoding SDR family oxidoreductase; the encoded protein is MKILVFGGTRFFGKKLVERLVSAGHDVTIGTRGKTKDDFGDSVKHVVLNRESRDALFQLAKEEWDVIYDNICFSPREALYAVDAFKGKVKRYIYTSSLSVYSQKGHGLVEDDFNPKQYEIVIGDKEDFDYGEGKRLAEAVFFQKASFPVVAVRFPIVLGLDDYTKRLHFHLEHMKNHEEIGISNGQAEIGFINSDEAARFLEWVGVDSDVTGPINATSNGTYSLNAFIKMIESKTGEVALVEEVTDDVDDSPFSIEKTYYLDNTKATKAGFEFDDLREWLPALVKDILKEN
- the virR gene encoding two-component system response regulator VirR, with the protein product MVKVYIVEDDEVIRDTIRKHLSKWGFEIGVVEDFNNILQEFLAFEPQLVILDVNLPFFDGFYWCNQIREVSNVPIIFLSSRNSRMDQIMGMNMGADYYIEKPVDLDVLMARINALLRRTYSYADLEEANVMEHNNVFLHIDTNTLTHLEDKIELTKNEFLILYELMKQKGSIVSRDEIMRALWEDESFVDDNTLTVNVVRIRKKLAEIGLDEFIKTKKGQGYMIE